A section of the ANME-2 cluster archaeon genome encodes:
- the clpB gene encoding ATP-dependent chaperone ClpB — protein sequence MRLDKFTIKAQEAFSDAKNITLDNNQQQLDVEQLMLALINQKEGLTLQILQRLGANVSGIIGRLEEEINKIPRVAGAEQLYMSQRINNVVDAAFDEMKQLKDEYLSTEHLLLAITDEKHGISSDILKENGATKDIILKALKEVRGSSRVTDQNPEDKYQALEKYGRDLTEAAALGKLDPVIGRDNEIRRVLQVLSRRTKNNPVLIGEPGVGKTAIAEGLALRIFMGDVPDTIKDKQVVTLDMGALVAGTKFRGEFEERLKAVIKEVQDSEGNIILFIDELHTLVGAGAAEGSIDASNLLKPALARGELRAIGATTLNEYRKYIEKDAALERRFQLVLVDEPTVDETISILRGLNEKYEIHHGVRIQDSALVAAAVLSNRYITDRFLPDKAIDLVDEAASKLRIEIDSMPAELDYAERKIRQLEIERQAVKKEKDDYSKERLEKIDKELSDLKEQSSQMKAHWQLEKDTIQIIRGIKGDIEKKRMESEKAEHEGNLEMASELRYGTLPELQKQLEVENTKLVELQKDQKMLKEEVDEEDIAEVVSNWTHIPVSKMLEGEMQKLVNMEERIRQRLVGQEEAVTAVANAVRRGRAGISDVNRPTGSFMFLGPTGVGKTELGRALAEFLFDDEAAMVRLDMSEYMEKHTVARLIGAPPGYVGYEEGGQLTEAVRRRPYSVILLDEIEKAHPDVFNLMLQILDDGRLTDGHGRTVDFKNTVIIMTSNIGSQWIVEHGDDEVEMEKRVMEAVRAQFRPEFLNRLDDVIIFHQLKLPEIVKIVDIQVNILSKRLKERKINIVLSEKARDFIARTGFDPTFGARPLKRTIQHKILDPLAMKILNKEFGEGDSIEVDVEESEIVFKKQENKGN from the coding sequence ATGAGATTAGATAAATTTACCATAAAGGCACAGGAAGCATTTTCTGATGCAAAGAATATCACACTTGATAATAATCAGCAGCAGCTTGATGTAGAACAACTCATGCTGGCACTGATCAACCAGAAAGAAGGACTTACCCTACAGATACTTCAAAGATTAGGGGCCAATGTATCTGGAATAATCGGGCGGCTGGAAGAAGAAATTAACAAGATCCCAAGAGTGGCAGGAGCAGAACAGCTCTATATGTCCCAGCGGATCAATAATGTGGTTGATGCGGCCTTTGATGAGATGAAACAGCTTAAAGATGAATACCTGAGCACTGAACATCTGCTGCTGGCCATTACTGATGAGAAACATGGCATCTCGTCAGATATCCTGAAAGAGAATGGAGCAACAAAGGATATAATCCTCAAAGCCCTCAAGGAGGTAAGGGGTTCATCCAGGGTCACGGACCAGAATCCGGAGGATAAATACCAGGCGCTGGAAAAGTACGGTCGTGACCTCACAGAAGCAGCAGCACTGGGAAAGCTGGATCCTGTGATCGGTCGGGATAACGAGATTCGCAGGGTACTTCAGGTACTTTCCCGCAGGACAAAGAACAATCCTGTACTTATAGGGGAACCCGGTGTGGGAAAAACCGCAATTGCAGAGGGTTTGGCGCTTCGCATATTTATGGGGGATGTGCCTGACACCATCAAGGACAAGCAAGTCGTGACCCTTGACATGGGTGCCCTTGTGGCAGGTACCAAGTTTCGTGGTGAGTTCGAAGAGCGACTGAAAGCGGTGATCAAAGAGGTACAGGATTCTGAAGGAAACATCATCCTTTTTATTGATGAACTGCACACCCTTGTGGGAGCAGGGGCAGCCGAAGGGTCCATCGATGCCTCAAATCTCCTGAAACCAGCCCTGGCCAGGGGAGAACTGCGGGCCATTGGTGCTACTACACTGAACGAGTACAGGAAATACATCGAAAAGGATGCAGCACTGGAGCGCAGGTTCCAGCTCGTACTGGTGGATGAACCCACTGTGGATGAGACCATATCGATCCTGCGTGGCTTAAATGAGAAATATGAGATTCATCACGGTGTCAGGATACAGGATTCGGCTCTCGTGGCTGCAGCTGTGTTGTCCAACCGCTATATTACAGACCGGTTTTTACCTGATAAGGCCATTGACCTGGTCGATGAGGCCGCATCCAAGCTCAGGATAGAGATAGACAGCATGCCTGCTGAACTTGATTATGCTGAGCGGAAGATCAGGCAGCTTGAGATCGAGCGCCAGGCAGTGAAGAAGGAAAAGGACGATTACTCGAAGGAGCGCCTGGAAAAGATCGATAAAGAACTATCTGACTTAAAAGAACAGAGCAGCCAGATGAAGGCCCACTGGCAGCTTGAAAAGGACACCATCCAGATCATACGGGGAATAAAGGGTGATATAGAAAAGAAACGGATGGAATCCGAGAAAGCAGAACATGAAGGCAATCTGGAGATGGCTTCTGAACTTAGGTATGGCACACTGCCGGAATTGCAAAAGCAACTGGAAGTTGAAAATACTAAACTGGTAGAGCTCCAGAAGGACCAGAAAATGCTCAAGGAAGAGGTGGACGAGGAGGACATAGCAGAGGTTGTATCCAACTGGACCCACATCCCGGTGAGCAAGATGCTGGAAGGCGAGATGCAAAAACTGGTGAATATGGAAGAGCGCATCAGGCAGCGTCTGGTGGGACAGGAAGAGGCCGTTACTGCCGTGGCCAATGCGGTGCGAAGGGGCAGGGCCGGCATTTCAGATGTAAACCGGCCCACAGGTTCGTTCATGTTCCTGGGCCCCACCGGCGTGGGTAAAACAGAGCTGGGCCGGGCACTGGCTGAATTCCTGTTCGATGATGAGGCCGCAATGGTCAGGCTGGATATGAGCGAGTATATGGAAAAGCATACAGTGGCCCGGCTCATCGGTGCGCCGCCCGGATACGTGGGATATGAGGAGGGTGGCCAGCTTACAGAAGCTGTGAGGCGGCGGCCGTATTCGGTAATATTGTTGGATGAGATCGAAAAGGCACATCCGGATGTGTTCAATCTTATGCTTCAGATACTGGATGACGGCAGGCTTACAGACGGGCATGGGCGCACTGTTGATTTCAAGAACACGGTGATAATCATGACATCTAATATCGGAAGTCAGTGGATAGTCGAACATGGTGATGATGAAGTTGAGATGGAGAAACGGGTGATGGAGGCAGTACGGGCTCAATTCAGGCCCGAGTTCCTGAACCGGCTTGATGACGTTATAATATTCCACCAGTTAAAGCTGCCCGAGATTGTGAAGATCGTTGACATCCAGGTCAATATATTAAGTAAACGTTTGAAGGAGAGGAAAATTAATATCGTGCTGAGTGAAAAAGCGAGGGATTTCATAGCACGAACTGGATTTGACCCCACTTTCGGTGCTCGGCCACTTAAACGTACCATACAGCATAAGATACTGGACCCACTGGCAATGAAGATATTGAACAAGGAGTTCGGTGAAGGGGATTCCATTGAGGTGGATGTGGAGGAATCTGAAATAGTCTTTAAGAAACAGGAAAATAAAGGAAATTAG